In Methanosphaera sp. ISO3-F5, a genomic segment contains:
- the acs gene encoding acetate--CoA ligase alpha subunit, which produces MRDLTGLFNPKGVAVIGASNQKGKLGYIVTDNLKTYGYKGEIYPINIKADGDILGLKAYKTVLDIEGECDLAVVAIPSKFTNAALEECGQKGIKNVIVLTAGFKEVGGDGVKLEEELSVIAKKYDMNVQGPNCLGSLDAHTPLNASFAQIMPEAGNIAFVSQSGAMTVAIIDWSVSEGIGFSKVVSLGNKADLSEIDVIEELADDDKTDVILGYLEGISEGERFLEVMKKVTQKKPVILLKSGSSQAGAKAVSSHTGALAGNDFAFDAAFENCGVMRARSMQDLFDLGIAFSKSELPEGKNIAVITNAGGGGVLTADKIEEEGLELAELTDETMAKLREVIPDEGSVHNPIDVLGDASPEAYEKTLEIVLAEDYIDSAIIMACPTASYKPKEVGEAIVDAKNKFNKPIMVVNMGGPTFVEENLVLREHDIPTFVFPETAVTALKGMAEFSEIKQKQRESAIDNLEGINKEEAEKIIESVKAKGKDALIGSEAYQVAKAYGISAAPIVLATTKEEAGQAAEDMQYPVVLKIASDKILHKTDIGGVQVNINSKEEVEEKFEEIIARAKEAHPDVVPDGVEVQKMMPKGQEVLVGMLRDAQFGPIIGFGMGGIYVNLINDVNFKLGSGLTEEAIEEQINSTKVSKLLEGYRGDAPCDIVAVKDTLKRVARLTLDFPEIQELDINPVFCYEEGSSALDIKIKL; this is translated from the coding sequence ATGAGAGATCTCACTGGATTATTCAATCCTAAAGGAGTGGCTGTAATAGGCGCATCAAATCAAAAAGGAAAACTAGGTTACATAGTTACAGATAACTTAAAAACCTATGGCTATAAAGGAGAAATATATCCTATTAATATCAAAGCAGATGGAGACATATTAGGATTAAAAGCATACAAAACAGTATTAGACATAGAAGGCGAATGTGACTTAGCAGTAGTAGCAATACCTTCAAAATTCACAAATGCAGCTCTAGAAGAATGTGGTCAAAAAGGAATAAAAAATGTCATAGTTTTAACCGCAGGATTTAAAGAAGTTGGTGGAGACGGAGTAAAACTAGAAGAAGAACTATCCGTAATCGCTAAAAAATATGATATGAACGTTCAAGGACCAAACTGTCTAGGAAGCTTAGATGCACACACACCACTTAACGCATCATTCGCACAAATCATGCCAGAAGCAGGAAACATAGCATTTGTATCACAAAGTGGTGCAATGACAGTAGCAATCATAGACTGGAGTGTATCCGAAGGAATAGGATTCAGTAAAGTAGTAAGTTTAGGAAATAAAGCAGATTTATCAGAAATAGATGTAATAGAAGAATTAGCTGATGATGATAAAACTGATGTAATTCTAGGATACTTAGAAGGAATCAGTGAAGGAGAAAGATTCTTAGAAGTAATGAAAAAAGTAACCCAGAAAAAACCAGTAATACTACTTAAATCAGGATCAAGTCAGGCAGGAGCAAAAGCAGTATCATCACACACTGGAGCATTAGCAGGAAACGACTTTGCATTCGATGCAGCATTTGAAAACTGTGGAGTAATGAGAGCAAGATCCATGCAAGATTTATTCGACCTGGGAATAGCATTCTCAAAATCAGAACTACCAGAAGGTAAAAACATAGCAGTAATTACAAACGCTGGTGGTGGAGGAGTACTAACCGCAGATAAAATAGAAGAAGAAGGATTAGAATTAGCTGAACTAACCGATGAAACAATGGCAAAACTCAGAGAAGTAATCCCTGATGAAGGAAGTGTTCACAACCCTATAGATGTATTAGGAGATGCATCACCAGAAGCATACGAAAAAACATTAGAAATTGTATTAGCAGAAGACTACATAGACAGTGCAATAATCATGGCATGTCCAACAGCATCTTACAAACCAAAAGAAGTAGGAGAAGCAATAGTTGATGCTAAAAACAAATTCAATAAACCAATCATGGTAGTAAACATGGGAGGACCTACATTCGTAGAAGAAAACCTTGTACTACGTGAACATGACATTCCAACATTTGTATTCCCAGAAACAGCAGTAACAGCTCTTAAAGGAATGGCAGAATTCTCTGAAATCAAACAAAAACAAAGAGAATCAGCAATAGATAACCTTGAAGGAATAAACAAAGAAGAAGCAGAAAAAATCATAGAATCTGTTAAAGCAAAAGGTAAAGATGCATTAATTGGAAGTGAAGCATACCAAGTAGCAAAAGCATATGGTATCTCAGCAGCACCAATAGTTCTTGCAACTACCAAAGAAGAAGCAGGACAAGCAGCAGAAGACATGCAATACCCTGTAGTGCTTAAAATAGCATCCGATAAAATCTTACACAAAACCGATATTGGTGGAGTACAAGTAAACATCAACTCTAAAGAAGAAGTAGAAGAAAAATTCGAGGAAATCATTGCAAGAGCTAAAGAAGCACATCCTGATGTAGTACCTGACGGAGTAGAAGTACAGAAAATGATGCCAAAAGGACAGGAAGTACTTGTCGGTATGTTACGTGATGCTCAATTCGGTCCAATCATAGGATTTGGAATGGGTGGAATATATGTTAACCTCATCAATGATGTAAACTTCAAATTAGGTTCTGGTTTAACAGAAGAAGCTATTGAAGAACAAATTAACAGTACAAAAGTTAGCAAATTACTTGAAGGTTACCGTGGAGATGCTCCATGTGATATTGTTGCTGTTAAAGACACACTTAAACGTGTTGCAAGATTAACTCTTGATTTCCCTGAAATACAAGAATTAGATATTAACCCTGTCTTCTGTTATGAAGAAGGTTCTAGTGCATTAGATATTAAGATTAAATTATAG
- a CDS encoding Tex family protein yields the protein MDIERIIASELDIKPWQADAAITLINDDNSIPFIARYRKEATGGLDDELLRSLNERLMYLKKLEERKRQILNNIEKQGKLTLKLEKEIEEATTMVELEDLYRPYKQKKTTRASKAREKGLEKLAYTIYDQKLDHSIDSEAEKYLNEEVQTIDEAKQGANDIIAEIISDKASFRRFIRDITIKKGKISISPKEKDTKSEYEMYYDYSENISDIVQHRILAINRGEKEKILNVKVEAPLENIKYFLEDEILINYSTDYDKQEYNKYTTEFIQDAIKDSYKRLIAPAIEREIRSILTEVAEDKSIKVFKKNLEQLLMQPPITGKTVLGWDPAFRTGCKLAVIDQYGKVLDTAVVYPTEPQNKVSETKEIVKNLLKTYDVDLIALGNGTASRESEQIIVDIIKNTKVKYVIVNEAGASVYSASDLAREEFPEYDVTERGAISIARRLQDPLAELVKIDPKSIGVGQYQHDMNPKKLGESLDGIVERSVNNVGVDLNTASAALMEHVAGVSKKVANNIVAYREEHGSFKDRNQLLKVPGIGAKTFEQCAGFMRIYEPKNILDSTCVHPESYDTALSLLTTYGYDLFDVKNGGVNLQVDDLEKLSGELGVGEWTLKDIINELRKPGRDPREELDAPQLRSDVLDIEDLEEGMILEGVVRNVVDFGAFVDIGVHQDGLVHISELSDTQFVKHPMDIVSVGDIIEVRVISVDYEKNRISLSMIL from the coding sequence ATGGATATAGAACGAATAATAGCAAGTGAATTAGATATTAAGCCATGGCAGGCTGATGCTGCAATAACATTAATTAATGATGATAATTCAATACCATTTATTGCACGATATAGGAAAGAAGCTACTGGTGGATTAGATGATGAACTATTAAGAAGTCTTAATGAAAGATTAATGTATCTTAAAAAGTTAGAGGAAAGAAAAAGACAAATCCTTAACAACATAGAAAAGCAAGGAAAACTCACATTAAAACTAGAAAAAGAGATAGAAGAAGCCACTACAATGGTTGAATTAGAAGATTTATATCGACCATACAAACAGAAAAAAACAACAAGAGCAAGTAAGGCAAGAGAAAAAGGATTGGAAAAATTAGCATACACTATTTATGATCAAAAACTGGATCATTCCATAGATTCAGAGGCTGAAAAGTACTTGAATGAAGAAGTACAAACAATAGATGAAGCAAAACAGGGAGCAAACGATATAATTGCAGAAATAATATCTGATAAAGCATCATTTAGAAGGTTTATACGTGATATAACAATCAAAAAAGGGAAAATATCCATCTCACCCAAGGAAAAAGACACAAAATCAGAATACGAAATGTACTATGATTATTCAGAAAACATCTCCGACATAGTACAACACAGAATACTAGCAATAAACAGGGGAGAAAAAGAAAAAATATTGAATGTTAAAGTTGAAGCACCACTAGAAAATATAAAATACTTCCTCGAAGATGAAATATTAATCAACTACTCAACAGATTATGATAAACAGGAATACAATAAATATACTACAGAATTCATACAAGATGCAATAAAAGATTCATATAAAAGATTAATAGCACCAGCAATAGAAAGAGAAATACGTTCAATTCTAACAGAAGTAGCAGAAGATAAATCAATAAAAGTATTTAAGAAAAACCTTGAACAATTATTAATGCAGCCACCAATCACTGGAAAAACAGTACTCGGATGGGACCCAGCTTTTAGGACAGGATGTAAACTAGCAGTCATAGACCAGTATGGGAAAGTATTAGATACTGCTGTAGTATATCCAACAGAACCACAAAATAAGGTATCTGAAACAAAAGAAATTGTTAAAAATCTCTTAAAAACATATGATGTGGACCTGATAGCATTAGGAAATGGAACAGCCTCACGTGAATCAGAACAAATAATTGTAGACATTATTAAAAATACAAAAGTCAAATATGTGATAGTTAACGAAGCAGGAGCATCAGTATATTCTGCTAGTGACTTGGCTCGGGAAGAATTCCCTGAATATGATGTGACAGAAAGGGGAGCAATCTCAATTGCAAGAAGATTACAGGATCCCTTAGCAGAACTGGTTAAAATAGATCCTAAATCAATAGGGGTAGGACAATATCAGCATGATATGAATCCGAAAAAATTAGGAGAATCATTGGATGGTATAGTGGAAAGAAGTGTGAATAATGTTGGAGTTGACCTTAACACAGCATCAGCAGCACTAATGGAACATGTAGCTGGAGTTTCAAAAAAAGTTGCAAACAATATCGTAGCATATAGGGAAGAACATGGCTCATTTAAAGATAGAAACCAACTACTAAAAGTGCCGGGGATTGGAGCTAAAACATTTGAACAGTGTGCAGGATTTATGAGAATTTATGAGCCAAAAAACATATTAGACAGTACTTGTGTACATCCTGAATCATATGACACGGCATTATCCTTACTGACCACGTATGGTTATGATCTTTTTGATGTGAAAAATGGTGGAGTAAACCTGCAAGTGGATGATTTGGAGAAATTATCAGGGGAACTTGGAGTAGGTGAATGGACACTTAAAGATATTATTAATGAATTAAGAAAACCTGGACGAGATCCACGTGAAGAATTGGATGCACCACAGCTACGTTCTGACGTACTTGATATTGAAGATTTAGAAGAGGGTATGATTTTGGAGGGTGTTGTAAGAAATGTTGTAGACTTTGGTGCTTTTGTTGATATTGGAGTGCATCAGGATGGACTTGTTCATATATCAGAATTATCTGATACACAATTTGTAAAGCATCCTATGGATATTGTGAGTGTTGGAGATATAATAGAAGTAAGAGTTATCTCTGTAGATTATGAAAAAAATCGAATAAGTTTAAGTATGATACTTTAA